The genomic window ACGCAGCGTGAGATTGCCTCGAACGTTCCGACAAGCTGAGGCCCGGCTCAGGATGGCGTGACGGGGCTGATAAACAAATATAATAATTTCAGTTCACTGGCGGTTCATTTGGGGGCGGCCAGGGTGCTGGGGTGTTTAAAGAGGAGTGCTCATGAAAAGGGTTCTGCATGCGGCGGCATCGATGGTTGCGTTGGCTGGCCTGGGTGCGCCTGCGCTTGCGGCAGATGGGGCTGGGCTGACCATCTACAACGGCGGGTTCGGCATGGTGCGGGAGACTCGCACCGTCGATCTGCCGCAGGGCGCCGGCACGGTGACGCTGACCGGCCTGCCCGCCGAGATGCGGCCCGAGACGGTGGCGATCCGCGCCGATGGCGTGAGCGTGCTGGAGGCCAGCTTCCTGCCCGAGACCCTGACGCCGAACGAGCTTGCCGAACGGTTCGTGGGCAAGACCGTAACGCTGGTGCGGGTAAACCCGGCAACCGGCGCGGAGACGCGCGAGCCGGTTGAGGTGCTGGCCGTCAACGACGGGCTGGTGATCCGCAACCACGGCCAGATCGAGACCGTGCGGCCAGACGGCACCTTTACGCGCATCGCCTATAACAGCGTGCCGGAAGGGCTGGCGGCCGAGCCGACCCTGACGCTCAAGGTCAACAGCCGGGCGGGGGGCGCAAAGCCGGTGGGTCTCTCTTACCTCGCCAACGGCCTCGGCTGGCGGGCGGATTACGTGGGCACCTACGACGAAGCGCGGGGCGTGCTCTCCCTGCAAGGCTGGGCGACGCTGGAGAACGGCACCACCGTCGACTTCCGCGATGCCCGCGTGCAGCTGATGGCGGGCGACGTGAATGTGGAGCGCCGCTATGCGCGGCCGATGGCCATGGCCAAGGCGGCCGATGCCATGTCCAGGGCAGAGTTCGAACCAGCGCAGGAAAGCGTTGGCGATTACCACCTCTACACCCTGCCGCAGCCGGTGACCCTGCTGCGCGGGCAGACCAAGCAGGTAAGCCTGGTCTCCTCCGCCGCCGTGAAGGCGCAGCGCAGCTATCGCTTTGAGCTGTGGGGACCGCAGAGCTTCGAGCAGCCGCAGAACGTGGAAGTGCGGGTGGCGTTCGACAACACCAAGGGCAATGGCCTTGGCAAGCCGCTGCCGATGGGCACGGTGCGCTTCTACGGGCAGGACAAGGCGGGCAACAGCCAGTTCCTCGGCGAGGCGGGCATCCCGCACACGCCCGAGGGCGGCGAGGCGGATCTCACCATGGGCAAGGCCTTCGACGTGACGGTGAAGCCCACGGTGCTCAGCCAGCAGGTGCTCAACCGGGGCGAGGGGCCGCGCCATGTGGAATGGGCCATGGCCTATGAGGTGAAGAACGCGAAGGATCAGGCCGTCACGGTCGATCTGCGCCAGAGCGGCCTCGGCGGCGAATGGGAAGTCACCGAGGAAAGCCAGAAGCACGAGCGGCTGGATGCGGACACCGCCCGCTGGCTCGTCAAGGTGCCCGCAAAGGGCGCGGTGACCGTGAAGGCCACGGTGCGCCAGCGCGGATAAGCATAGACGTGGCTGGGGAGGGGGCTTGCTTTCCCCTCCTCGCCGGCAGCCGGAAAAAATTTAGCGGTTGAGGCATTACAGTTCAGCTTATTGTTCTTGCATCGCCTCGCGGATTGGCGCTATAGACGCGCCACCCAAGGCGGCGGCCTCCTGACGGGGAGTAGCTCAGCCTGGTAGAGCACTGTGTTCGGGACGCAGGGGCCGGAGGTTCAGAATCCTCTCTCCCCGACCATCACGGTGAGGCTGCCGAACTTGGGACACGAACGGGCGGTCAGCTCCCAGCTGGCCGCCCGTTTTCGTTTGGCCGGACCCATGGACGCAGCGCGGCTGTTTGCCTGTGGCGAGTCGACCGGTTATGTTGCAGCGCAATATGGCAAGGAGCGTTGTGTCAGCATGAGCGAAGCACCGTTTTTCGACCTGAAGGCGACTCACAACCCGCACCGCTGGTATCTGCCGGTGGAAATGGCGCTGTGCGTCGGCCGTCCGGGCCAGCAGTTCCTCTACGGCGGGGCGGGCCTCGCGGCGTCCATCCGGGCGCTGGAAGGCACCACCGGCCGCCCGACCATCTGGGCGACCGCCCAGTATCTCGATTATGCGCGCCCCGGCACCATCGTTGATCTGGACGTGCTCGTGCCGGTCTCCGGCCACTACACCAGCCAGGCGCGGGTGGTGGGCCACGTGCGCGACAAGGAGATCATCACGGTCAACGCGGCGCTGGGCTCGCGGCCGAGCTCGCTCTCCCACCAGTGGGCGAAGGTGCCGGATGTGCCCAGGCCGGAGGACTGCGAGCCGCTCGCCTACATCTGGGAGCGCGACCCCGGCGACCTCTACAGCTACTTCGACGTGCGGGTGGTGAAAGGCCGCCATGCCATCGTGAAGGGGCAGACCGGCGAGGTGAGCAAGGACGGCAACGTGGTGCTGTGGATTCGCCCCGCCAAGGGCCAGCCGGTCGACTCGGCGCTGCTGGCGATGGCGGCGGACTTCGTGCCGCTGGCGGTGGGCGATGCCATCGGCCGCGCCGTGATGGCCAACAGCCTCGACAACACCATCCGCTTCCGCTGCGTGGTGCCGACCGAATGGGTGCTGTGCGACATCCGCATCCACAGCGTGCACGGCGGTTTCGCCCACGGCCGCATGCACCTGTTCGCCGAGGACGGTACGCTGATGGCAACGGCCAGCCAGTCCGTCATCATCCGCCTGGCGGAGGACCGCTGGGGGAAATAACCTTGGCGTGAGGCGGGGCGGGCGGGCTTGCCTCGCCCCGCTCCAGCTGGCGCTCCTCCCACCTGAGAACCTGCTTCAATATTGTTCGCAGCAGAAGGATGCTGGCGGTCATGCCGATGCCCTGCCAGTCCCTCGTGATGAGCAGGCGCAACAGCGTGGCGGCCACGGTCAGGGAGAGGCCGGCCAACATGCCGTGCAGCAGGATGATGCGGCTGCGGTCCACGGGCTGACCGCGCAGGACAGCGATCAGGGCGCGCACCACGGCGAGAAGCACCGCGGCGACGGCCCCGGCAGTGAATACCATGGCGCCGAACTTGATTGCGACCAGGAGGCTAGGCGCCATTGGCGGAAGCGGGCGCGCGGGCAGCCCGACGCTCGGCGGCCTTGGTCTCGGCCTGCTCGATTTCCCGTTGCAGGAAGAAGTTCAGCGCCGTCCTCAGCATGATAATGGCGGCAAGCTGGCCGATCTCGTTCCAGGTGGGCGCAACGGTGGTCCGCAGGATGTCCGCTGCCAGGGCAAATTCCAGCGACAGGGCGAGCCAGCGGCCGAATTTCAGCCGGATGACCTCGCGCGGATCCCTGCCGTCGGACGACAGGGGGTGCATTTTCAGCACGTGGCGGAAAAAGGAATAGATAGCATAGCCGGTGGCCTCCACCGCTGCGAGGCCGATGACAAGGGCGGCCGCCGCCTCGGTGCCCACGGCAAGCCACAGTATAACCTGGTCAAACTGGTCCATGGCGAAGGGAACGTAAGCGGCGAGGGAGGGTTGCCGGGCGTATCCTCAGGCGATCAACGTGCCCGGTTGCAGCTCCACCTTGATCCAGCCGGTGCGGCGGGCATCGAAGGCCTTGTAGGCGTCGATGGCGGATTCCAGCGGCACGGCGTGGGTAAGGATGGCGGTGGGGTCGATGGCCTTGCCGCGCACCAGCTCGATAAGGTGCGGGATGTAGCGCCGGTGGTTGCAGTTGCCCATGTTGATGGCGAGGTTCTTGTTCATCGCCTCGCCGATGGGAAACACCCGCGCCTGGGGCGGGTAGACGCCGATGATGGAGAGTGTGCCCGCCTTGGCCAGCGCCTCGACCGCCCATTCAAGCGCCTGGCTGGGGCCGTCGCCCGGAATCCAGTTGCCGTTGGCCGGCGCGATGCGGGGCGCGAGGGCGCGCAGTTCGCGGTCGAACTCCTCGGCGCGCTCCTGCGACCGCTCCGCGGCCGGGCCGTGATGGGCGCGGCAGGAATCAACGCCTACCGCATCGATGGCGCGATCAACGCCAATGCCGTTGGTCAGCTCCAAAAGCACCTCGACCGGGTTTTCCTGCTCGTAGTTGATGACTTCCGCTCCCTGGCGGCGGGCCATGGCGAGGCGATCCTGATGACAGTCGATGGCGAAGACGCGGCCCGCATCCATCAACTTGGCGCTGGCGATGGCGAATTGGCCCACCGGCCCGCAGCCGAACACGGCCACCGTGTCGCCCTTGGAAATCTCCGCCAGCTTGGCCCCGAACCAGCCGGTGGGAAAGATGTCGGAAAGCAGGATGGCCTGATCGTCCGTAATGTCATCCGGCAGCTTCACCAGCCCGGTGTGGGCGAAGGGAATGCGCGCCTTCTCCGCTTGTAGGCCGGGATAGCTGCCTGTTGATTCCGGGCCGCCGAAAAAGGCCGTGCCCGCCCGCTTGCCTTCGGGGTTCGCTATGTCGCACTGGGCGAAGTAGCCAGCGCGGCAATAGGAGCACGCGCCGCAGGCGATGGTGGAGGGGATGACCACCCGGTCGCCCACCTCAAGGTTCCGCACGTTCGGACCCAGCTCTTCGACCACCCCGACGCCCTCGTGGCCCAGAATAGTGCCCGGCTTCATGCCGCTGACCGTGCCGCGAATGAAATGCAGGTCCGTCCCGCAAATGGCGGAGGCGGTCAGGCGCACAATCGCATCGGTGGTGTCCTGAAGGGTGGGATTGGGCACCTCCTCGATCCGAATGTCGCCAACCCCATGAAAGACAACCGCCTTCATCACCGCCTCCGCCGCTTGAATCCCGAAAATGCGAAAAAGCCCCGGCGCGGAAAAAAGAATGCGTCGGAGGTTGCCGGGTCAACGTGGGGCGGCGGCGGAGGTTGCGTGAGGGGTGTGATCGAGATTGGTGCGGAGAGAAGGTTTTTGCTCCGCAGGGGGAAGTTTTGCTCCGCAGGGCAGGGGACGCAGTCCCCCGCACCCCGGTTATTTAAAGGGCCGTGTTTCGGGCGTGCGCCTGACGGAGGGGGAAGGTGGAAATGCTCTTATTTCGTCAGCCCGAAAATGCGGTAGTGCCAGGCGAAGTAAAGGCGGTTGCAGGCCATGTCGCGGGTCGCATTACAAATGAATATGGTGTCGTTTTCGGGATAATACTGCGCCGCCACATCCATGCCGTAGGAATTGCCGCCATGGCCCCAGTGCGAATGCTCGCCGGGGTCGACGATGAAGCCGAGGCCATACCACGGCGTATCGCCCGGCGTCGTCGCCTGCCGGAGCAGCTCGGGCGACAACAGCT from Pedomonas mirosovicensis includes these protein-coding regions:
- a CDS encoding DUF1622 domain-containing protein gives rise to the protein MDQFDQVILWLAVGTEAAAALVIGLAAVEATGYAIYSFFRHVLKMHPLSSDGRDPREVIRLKFGRWLALSLEFALAADILRTTVAPTWNEIGQLAAIIMLRTALNFFLQREIEQAETKAAERRAARAPASANGA
- a CDS encoding acyl-CoA thioesterase; the protein is MSEAPFFDLKATHNPHRWYLPVEMALCVGRPGQQFLYGGAGLAASIRALEGTTGRPTIWATAQYLDYARPGTIVDLDVLVPVSGHYTSQARVVGHVRDKEIITVNAALGSRPSSLSHQWAKVPDVPRPEDCEPLAYIWERDPGDLYSYFDVRVVKGRHAIVKGQTGEVSKDGNVVLWIRPAKGQPVDSALLAMAADFVPLAVGDAIGRAVMANSLDNTIRFRCVVPTEWVLCDIRIHSVHGGFAHGRMHLFAEDGTLMATASQSVIIRLAEDRWGK
- a CDS encoding DUF4139 domain-containing protein, with amino-acid sequence MKRVLHAAASMVALAGLGAPALAADGAGLTIYNGGFGMVRETRTVDLPQGAGTVTLTGLPAEMRPETVAIRADGVSVLEASFLPETLTPNELAERFVGKTVTLVRVNPATGAETREPVEVLAVNDGLVIRNHGQIETVRPDGTFTRIAYNSVPEGLAAEPTLTLKVNSRAGGAKPVGLSYLANGLGWRADYVGTYDEARGVLSLQGWATLENGTTVDFRDARVQLMAGDVNVERRYARPMAMAKAADAMSRAEFEPAQESVGDYHLYTLPQPVTLLRGQTKQVSLVSSAAVKAQRSYRFELWGPQSFEQPQNVEVRVAFDNTKGNGLGKPLPMGTVRFYGQDKAGNSQFLGEAGIPHTPEGGEADLTMGKAFDVTVKPTVLSQQVLNRGEGPRHVEWAMAYEVKNAKDQAVTVDLRQSGLGGEWEVTEESQKHERLDADTARWLVKVPAKGAVTVKATVRQRG
- a CDS encoding zinc-dependent alcohol dehydrogenase — protein: MKAVVFHGVGDIRIEEVPNPTLQDTTDAIVRLTASAICGTDLHFIRGTVSGMKPGTILGHEGVGVVEELGPNVRNLEVGDRVVIPSTIACGACSYCRAGYFAQCDIANPEGKRAGTAFFGGPESTGSYPGLQAEKARIPFAHTGLVKLPDDITDDQAILLSDIFPTGWFGAKLAEISKGDTVAVFGCGPVGQFAIASAKLMDAGRVFAIDCHQDRLAMARRQGAEVINYEQENPVEVLLELTNGIGVDRAIDAVGVDSCRAHHGPAAERSQERAEEFDRELRALAPRIAPANGNWIPGDGPSQALEWAVEALAKAGTLSIIGVYPPQARVFPIGEAMNKNLAINMGNCNHRRYIPHLIELVRGKAIDPTAILTHAVPLESAIDAYKAFDARRTGWIKVELQPGTLIA
- a CDS encoding DUF1622 domain-containing protein; this encodes MVFTAGAVAAVLLAVVRALIAVLRGQPVDRSRIILLHGMLAGLSLTVAATLLRLLITRDWQGIGMTASILLLRTILKQVLRWEERQLERGEASPPAPPHAKVISPSGPPPGG